In Leishmania panamensis strain MHOM/PA/94/PSC-1 chromosome 6 sequence, the following proteins share a genomic window:
- a CDS encoding nuclease, putative (TriTrypDB/GeneDB-style sysID: LpmP.06.1060), producing MGNSCCRDDHQTAGKSTAEVKSSLAFFDALPSDVEEVTVDHVYDGDTLTIREHNRVRVRLLGIDTPELKEREPYAKEAADYVKKLCPANATVWMKVHRGDKRDRYNRLLAFIFVSNPSGGPDFLCVNIAVLERGLGTFYSPTGSHVDFRDEMLRAQQRAIQGKANMWRKRNLQKGVFSTQHGIAFHTSDCLSLQHTNPQNLQTSAVVQALSKGYSPCRNCKPLG from the coding sequence ATGGGCAACTCGTGCTGTCGTGACGACCACCAGACAGCCGGGAAGTCGACCGCCGAAGTGAAGTCAAGCCTGGCCTTCTTCGATGCACTGCCGAgtgacgtggaggaggtgacggtggACCACGTCTACGACGGCGACACGCTCACAATTCGCGAGCACAAccgtgtgcgggtgcggctACTCGGCATCGATACACCAGAGCTAAAGGAGCGGGAGCCCTAtgcgaaggaggcggccgACTACGTGAAGAAATTGTGCCCAGCAAACGCCACGGTGTGGATGAAAGTGCATCGGGGTGACAAGCGGGACCGATACAACCGCCTGCTCGCCTTCATCTTTGTGTCGAACCCGTCTGGTGGCCCCGATTTTCTCTGCGTGAACATCGCCGTTCTTGAGCGAGGCCTCGGCACCTTCTACTCCCCTACCGGATCCCACGTTGACTTTCGAGATGAGATGCTCagggcacagcagcgcgctaTCCAGGGAAAGGCGAACATGTGGAGGAAGCGGAACCTTCAGAAGGGGGTGTTTTCCACGCAGCACGGCATCGCCTTCCACACGTCGGACTGCCTCTCACTTCAGCACACAAACCCCCAAAATTTACAAACgtctgcggtggtgcaggcgtTGTCGAAGGGGTACAGCCCCTGCCGAAATTGTAAGCCGCTGGGCTAG
- a CDS encoding hypothetical protein (TriTrypDB/GeneDB-style sysID: LpmP.06.1070), whose product MPLGRMQVRRPPRRVEVPEDDGGLAAAAVVGATASAPATTASSRSHSPTATTTSTASSSSSALLHRHTFIQQVRRYEDENIRALLHQLPSSPKQLMRRLEQCQQEMNLLKEENILLKSREVEISSLTLRLQERINATQSQVDHIKAQVHLQLSNPITEEEYQRIEALTEAQRDLVDVMKLGIYRQLGSLRASQQAATKRAADLSTSLAQLQQENSDMKVRLAEYESQGEAEKEKADKKARQIASQQARIAELEGHITSLEAKGKSMYVDQEQYLSAKLTAQIKTDEVARLSVRLEESEMDTQRYRANAECTEQKLDILKSEYYELKLRYGQRVLELESALKASEEKLKTLGDLEMESQLFISNLAVSSQGEVAFGTDSAVTATGRPADAYEGWLALPRSRKLAHTLVITKRCLHLENKVAALEHDLAFKEAQMARLQVALDGARDALHNINSPYVLVEKAMAELTDENEALKQKVSILEQDKKDLQLKVQQYSSNLRVLTYHRGELLRMKKMLRQLGLREGFVFPAGDEEAEEVEGPPLRQPSEAGRKQTIRVVGASGGNVASPTQRKGSMTSLASAVARRIDGVEADSSEMHQIPGNTPPASFGSLRPIEMTF is encoded by the coding sequence ATGCCGCTGGGGCGTATGCAGGTGCGGCGACCACCGCGCCGTGTCGAGGTACCGGAAGACGACGGTGGtcttgctgcagctgctgttgtcggCGCGACAGCCTCAGCGCCGGCCACGACCGCGAGCAGTCGCTCCCACTCGCCAACCGCTACTACGACATCGACGGCGTCATCGTCTtcttcggcgctgctgcatcgccatACGTTCATTCAGCAGGTGCGCCGCTACGAGGACGAGAACAttcgagcgctgctgcatcagctGCCCAGCTCACCGAAGCAGCTGATGCGACGCCTAGAGCAGTGTCAACAGGAAATGAacctgctgaaggaggaaaaCATACTTCTCAAATCACGTGAAGTCGAGATCTCGTCGCTGACGCTGCGactgcaggagcgcatcaACGCTACTCAGAGTCAGGTGGATCACATCAAAGCCCAGGTACACCTTCAGCTGTCGAACCCAATCACCGAGGAAGAGTATCAGCGCATCGAGGCACTAACAGAGGCACAGCGTGACCTCGTAGACGTCATGAAGCTCGGCATCTACCGTCAGCTCGGGTCTTTGCGTGCGTCACAGCAGGCGGCAACGAAGCGGGCCGCCGACCTCAGCACGTccttggcgcagctgcagcaggagaacaGCGACATGAAGGTGCGCCTGGCCGAGTACGAGTCCcagggagaggcggagaaggagaaggcggacAAGAAGGCGCGGCAGATTGCCAGTCAGCAGGCTCGCATCGCTGAGCTGGAGGGCCACATCACGTCCCTCGAGGCAAAGGGCAAGTCCATGTACGTGGACCAAGAGCAGTACCTCTCAGCAAAGTTGACGGCGCAGATTAAAACGGACGAGGTGGCGCGTCTGTCAGTACGACTAGAGGAGTCGGAGATGGACACACAGCGATACCGCGCCAATGCCGAGTGCACGGAGCAGAAGCTCGACATCCTCAAGTCCGAGTACTATGAATTGAAGCTGCGCTACGGGCAGCGTGTTCTCGAGCTCGAGAGTGCCTTGAAGGCATCGGAGGAGAAGCTCAAGACACTCGGCGACCTCGAGATGGAGTCGCAGTTGTTCATCTCCAATCTAGCAGTATCTTCACAGGGCGAGGTGGCTTTCGGTACCGACTCAGCAGTCACGGCCACAGGTCGTCCGGCGGACGCCTACGAAGGGTGGCTTGCCCTGCCCCGCTCCCGGAAGCTGGCGCACACCCTTGTCATCACGAAGCGTTGCCTACACTTGGAGAACAAGGTTGCAGCGCTGGAGCACGACCTTGCATTCAAGGAAGCGCAGATGGCCCGCCTGCAGGTCGCTCTCGACGGCGCCCGCGACGCGCTGCACAACATCAACAGTCCCTACGTGCtcgtggagaaggcgatggCAGAGCTCACGGATGAGAATGAGGCGCTCAAGCAGAAGGTGAGCATCCTGGAGCAGGACAAGAAGGATCTGCAGCTAAAAGTTCAGCAGTACAGCAGCAACCTGCGTGTCTTGACGTATCATCGCGGAGAGCTGCTTCGCATGAAGAAAATGCTCCGTCAGCTCGGGCTTCGCGAAGGATTCGTGTTCCCCGcgggcgacgaggaggcggaggaggtcgagggcccgccactgcggcagccgtcTGAAGCTGGCAGAAAGCAGACCATACGCGTTGTGGGGGCAAGCGGCGGTAATGTCGCCTCTCCCACGCAGCGGAAGGGGTCGATGACGTCATTGGCCAGCGCGGTAGCGCGCCGCATCGACGGTGTCGAGGCCGATAGCAGCGAGATGCACCAGATTCCTGGTAATACGCCGCCTGCCTCGTTCGGCTCTTTGCGGCCAATTGAAATGACATTTTAA
- a CDS encoding hypothetical protein (TriTrypDB/GeneDB-style sysID: LpmP.06.1080), translated as MLQTATNSNVLPLRGGRSALNHGYSMHTLARKRFAENTSALAVTVGFVLPVLNGVNKQLDKHVDAGTDVSMDELLQIFANSGKDAAVLYADRLARIGCQTAMACALIESKSAYGNAAVYLWDLYPRLHQRYVGAVLSWLRIPVFVSSLLGPKPTAQDVAFLQARVSCVCAFEDSLRRDTITLFGDLLVDTARIMMRRDVENPTEAIARQTVLRVTVTLVGAIGAGVGRAAIGERGEYWGNIAGTMAGPAIAVQLWMVVRKFRVLRPRRSSDGSKGHRHRHSTTEGSRAAAAAAASAGAAPVTA; from the coding sequence ATGCTGCAGACCGCGACAAATTCGAACGTGCTcccgctgcgcggcggccgcagcgcgcTGAACCACGGCTATTCGATGCACACTCTCGCACGTAAGCGCTTCGCGGAGAACACGTCTGCCTTAGCGGTGACGGTCGGCTTcgtgctgccggtgctgaaCGGGGTAAACAAGCAGCTGGATAAGCACGTCGACGCCGGCACAGATGTGTCCATggatgagctgctgcagatctTCGCCAACTCTGGCAAggacgcggcggtgctgtacGCTGATCGCCTGGCACGCATCGGCTGTCAGACGGCCATGGCCTGCGCGCTCATTGAGAGCAAGTCCGCCTACGGGAATGCCGCCGTATACCTGTGGGACCTGTATCCCCGCCTGCACCAACGGTATGTGGGTGCCGTGCTCAGCTGGCTGCGCATCCCCGTCTTCGTGAGCAGCCTTCTGGGCCCGAAGCCGACGGCGCAAGACGTAGCCTTCCTGCAAGCTCGCgtgtcgtgcgtgtgcgccttcgAGGACAGCCTGCGCCGTGACACCATCACGCTGTTTGGCGATCTCCTCGTTGACACGGCGCGCATTATGATGCGCCGCGATGTCGAGAACCCGACCGAGGCCATTGCTCGGCAGACAGTGCTGCGCGTGACTGTCACTTTGGTCGGCGCCATTGGTGCCGGCGTGGGTCGCGCTGCCATTGGAGAGCGCGGTGAGTACTGGGGCAACATTGCAGGCACGATGGCCGGGCCTGCGAttgcggtgcagctgtggATGGTAGTGCGGAAGTTCCGCGTGCTGCGCCCACGCCGCTCCAGTGACGGCAGCAAGGGTCACCGTCACCGTCACAGCACGACTGAAGGCTCgagggctgctgccgctgccgccgcctccgccggcgctgcacctGTAACGGCGTAG
- a CDS encoding hypothetical protein (TriTrypDB/GeneDB-style sysID: LpmP.06.1090) — translation MNACRGAAPVAAHTLSHPHSHRPHLNLSPVFSSSLCCTPLALILPPPPPLHCVSDAHAIAPYSVQPTGCLLLPCTYGRLSSWSFQLIASFPSVSPLYRWLPRWRARVRPACAAVFFSLLPWRNPDNRSLPPLPLPLLARLFPFLPSSLPSPSAARAHTLSLSLLHTLLALALCICCWRACVRVARAFSPPPTSLPLPPSRFGVSLLLISFRASSLRHALEPRCARHIGRLMMSSPSPEKGSPGNSTAGGQHSSCGYHGAGYRSCVAENFHGRPAAHPFLRSLSSERSDSPSHDADPSRGLYSGVDKDARLSGSASCSSRSMDVSASAENDGGRTGTDAVLADRRPAGTECLRTGGSSAAMARTMSDLRATHSGMVVPPIQGIPHPGGLPPETPVECVKVKCRRESHRQLTATKGAFSCTTSLAVLQRVQPLQPNTHQVEPAGWTPIEPSPMRTGIADDIDIVEEYAEQMQRRAAAALASDRSPSIAVAKGACASTVRSPSAASRVFSDALWTPLEAIVMTETWKENAPLGVVASAQAMQPAEDCDDAEVQSKDTHAFMAERRRLRQQQRWHCSEGTTALAPPEAFAPSTSTPTRSGNKGNTDSESDVEQSGGRLHTTALTQSARHKHSVNGAASYRLSTTTHEFSSGRPQLPPPASRPDTNPSPSTMKGAGRTSRKPSTPMPRGFESFIEKGQQRRAEAERARLERTAEAAGELLIATSKQKHRNGDGSDTAPATAGQAAKPPRKMSMMPLPRVYESYVQMGQVRRAEANRKEAERCSDEIVNCTHHPLVNRPGAMPASFRGGAWGRRRASYPKPRPAAAGGEDGAPAAGGPSMSVFERLSHKVERCDQRPRQLEERGAQSFQPHASAPAAAVEDVGAQRRKTREVGRTVFEGAHLRARGDGHAATTASAAHASLKSKVPGGGAVFRRTHTVAFSITGTRTAATGYAAEEAIVPKKLQAEIEQHLAGMMRREEEHHAKWVKRLVAQAGEGVEGRHGHVALHPMTGEMAVQRVVNVRRALPSSRPVEGGEGAAHTARQETVLTPRATSAVAEKAGAAATPLRCATADHFYAHQLLAKKLKQQHLEELRLQRAEAELSECTFHPRLNDASEKMAQRLTEPLQKDCTHDVHNRSALATTPWEGEVGSDRRARSVPQFAECCGAHGHRPFVSSRSDILFQELNQASSLTHCYVPSPSEVLHPRPGEGGLDFSTEMAFNDDYSHSNTEGFACDMVDVEALEREATTLPCLPSGSMAEKLRNLKEMLREWKEIERECSSMLEQPCKADITE, via the coding sequence ATGAATGCCtgcagaggagcggcgccggtggctgCGCACACGCTCTCTCACCCCCACTCACACAGACCTCATTTGAATTTGTCCCCCGtattttcttcttctctctgttgcaCACCCCTGGCACTAatactgccgccgccgccaccgctgcattGCGTCAGTGATGCTCACGCCATCGCACCCTATTCAGTACAGCCCACCGGCTGTCTACTACTTCCATGCACGTACgggcgtctctcttcttggtCGTTTCAGCTGATTGCATCTTTTCCCAGTGTCTCCCCTCTTTACCGTTGGCTGCCTCGTTGGCGTGCGCGAGTGCGTCcagcctgcgctgctgtctttttttctcttctgccttGGCGCAATCCCGACAACCGTTCGTTGCCACCCCTTCCACTGCCTCTGCTCGCccgccttttccccttcctcccttcaagtttgccttctccatctgcggcgcgtgcacacactctctctctgtcgctctTGCACACGCTCCTGGCGCTTGCCCTTTGCATCTGTTgctggcgtgcgtgtgtgcgtgtagcgCGAGcattctctcctccccccacttcTCTGCCCTTGCCACCTTCTCGCTTTGgagtttctcttctcctcatcTCTTTCCGTGCTTCTTCGCTCAGACACGCTCTTGAGCCCCGTTGCGCACGCCACATTGGTCGTCTAATGATGTCGTCGCCCTCGCCAGAGAAGGGCTCGCCGGGCAACAGCACGGCTGGTGGGCAGCACTCCTCGTGTGGCTACCACGGCGCGGGCTAtcgcagctgcgtcgcggAGAATTTCCACGGCCGCCCTGCCGCACACCCCTTCCTGCGATCCCTTTCCTCTGAGCGTTCCGACTCACCGTCGCACGACGCCGACCCGTCGAGGGGCTTGTATTCTGGCGTTGACAAAGATGCGCGCCTCTCCGGATCGGCATCCTGCTCAAGTCGCTCTATGGACGTCTCTGCATCAGCAGAAAATGACGGTGGTAGGACAGGTACCGATGCGGTACTCGCCGACCGACGTCCAGCCGGCACGGAGTGCCTCCGcacaggcggcagcagcgctgccatggCCCGCACAATGAGCGACCTGCGCGCTACGCACAGCGGAATGGTGGTGCCGCCCATTCAGGGCATACCACACCCCGGGGGACTGCCCCCAGAGACACCGGTAGAGTGCGTGAAGGTGAAGTGCCGACGAGAGTCACATCGACAGCTGACAGCAACGAAGGGGGCCTTCTCCTGTACGACCAGTCTTGCCGTCCTCCAGCGCGTGCAGCCGTTGCAACCGAACACTCACCAGGTAGAGCCGGCCGGGTGGACACCGATCGAGCCGTCGCCGATGCGCACCGGCATCGCTGACGACATCGATATAGTGGAGGAGTACGCGGAgcagatgcagcggcgcgcggccgccgctctcGCCAGTGACCGTTCTCCTTCGATAGCGGTTGCCAAGGGTGCTTGTGCCAGTACCGTACGATCCCCCTCTGCGGCCTCCCGTGTGTTTTCCGACGCATTGTGGACTCCACTGGAGGCGATAGTGATGACCGAGACGTGGAAAGAGAATGCACCactgggggtggtggcgtcGGCACAAGCCATGCAACCCGCCGAGGACTGTGACGATGCCGAGGTGCAATCAAAGGATACCCACGCCTTCATGGCGGAGCGGCGAcgtctgcggcagcagcagcgatggcacTGTAGCGAGGGTACGACAGCTCTAGCGCCCCCGGAAGCATTTGCACCGTCTACGTCGACCCCTACGCGCTCCGGCAATAAAGGTAACACCGACAGTGAGAGCGATGTCGAGCAATCGGGCGGCCGCCTACACACAACGGCGCTGACGCAATCGGCGCGCCACAAACATTCGGTGAACGGCGCCGCCTCATACCGGCTCAGTACCACCACCCACGAGTTCTCCTCTGGTAGGCCACAGCTCCCGCCACCTGCCTCTCGCCCTGATACAAACCCATCCCCCAGCACGATGAAAGGGGCGGGTCGCACGAGTCGCAAGCCCTCGACCCCAATGCCGCGTGGCTTCGAGAGCTTTATTGAGAagggacagcagcgccgcgccgaAGCGGAGCGAGCACGACTCGAACGCACCGCCGAGGCTGCAGGCGAGCTGTTGATCGCTACCTCTAAGCAGAAACACAGGAATGGCGACGGAAGCGATACCGCGCCTGCAACGGCCGGTCAGGCTGCCAAGCCACCGCGCAAGATGTCGATGATGCCACTCCCGCGCGTGTACGAGTCGTACGTGCAGATGGGGCAGGTGAGGCGTGCTGAAGCGAACCgaaaggaggcggagcgctgcagcgacgaaaTCGTCAACTGCACGCATCACCCACTGGTGAACCGCCCCGGAGCCATGCCAGCTTCTTTCCGGGGCGGTGCCTGGGGCCGAAGGCGGGCGTCCTACCCGAAACCgcggccagcagcggcagggggggaagacggcgcgccagctgctggGGGGCCGTCCATGTCTGTCTTTGAGCGCCTCAGCCATAAGGTGGAGCGGTGCGATCAGCGCCCGCGTCAGCTCGAGGAGCGTGGCGCACAGTCGTTCCAGCCGCATGCCTCCGcacccgccgccgcagtAGAGGACGTaggcgcgcagcgccgcaagaCGCGAGAGGTTGGCCGCACTGTTTTTGAGGGCGCCCACCTGCGGGCACGCGGGGATGGGCACGCCGCCACTACCGCATCCGCAGCGCACGCGAGCCTCAAGTCGAAAGTGCCgggaggtggtgcggtaTTTCGGCGCACCCACACGGTGGCGTTCAGCATCACAGGGACAAGAACGGCTGCCACCGGGTACGCAGCGGAAGAGGCCATTGTTCCCAAGAAGTTACAAGCGGAGATTGAGCAGCACCTAGCAGGAATGATGCGCCGCGAGGAAGAGCACCACGCCAAGTGGGTGAAGCGCCTCGTGGCCCAAGCGggcgagggggtggagggacgGCATGGACACGTGGCGCTTCACCCAATGACGGGCGAgatggcggtgcagcgcgtcgTAAATGTTCGCCGGGCACTTCCGTCCTCGAGGCCTGTGGAGGGTGGCGAGGGGGCAGCGCACACGGCTAGGCAAGAGACGGTGCTGACCCCAAGAGCGACGTCAGCGGTCGCAGAGAAagcgggagcagcagccacaccgcTCCGTTGCGCCACTGCGGACCACTTTTACGCACACCAGCTGCTAGCCAAGAAGCTCAAGCAGCAACATCTTGAAGagctgcgactgcagcgcgccgaggCGGAACTTAGCGAGTGTACGTTTCACCCACGACTCAACGACGCATCGGAAAagatggcgcagcgccttACGGAGCCCCTTCAGAAGGATTGCACACACGACGTGCACAATAGATCAGCGTTGGCCACGACGCcatgggagggggaggttgGCTCTGACAGGCGTGCTCGAAGCGTGCCGCAGTTCGCCgagtgctgcggcgctcacGGTCACAGACCCTTCGtcagctcgcgcagcgacATCCTCTTTCAGGAGCTGAATCAAGCATCATCACTGACGCACTGTTATGTACCGAGTCCCTCGGAGGTGTTACATCCACGGCCGGGGGAGGGCGGGCTCGACTTCAGCACCGAGATGGCTTTCAATGATGATTACAGCCACAGTAACACCGAGGGCTTTGCCTGCGATATGGTCGacgtggaggcgctggaaagagaggcgacgacgctgcCATGCCTCCCGTCTGGCTCGATggcggagaagctgcgcaaCCTTAaggagatgctgcgcgaGTGGAAAGAGATCGAGCGCGA